Proteins encoded within one genomic window of Streptomyces kaniharaensis:
- a CDS encoding MurR/RpiR family transcriptional regulator produces the protein MEECSEFSPLESQLAAQIRARLGELRGTESRVAQVVLDRGTDLVHLSVSDVAALAGTAPSSVVRACQRLGFRGYQELKIAAARHAPRPAPGPADDRDPAARALADSLRAAREALDGMTATLTPADLRAAAGLLDGADQVLLAGTGLSGAVVLDLAYRLRALGLLVDAPADPLTAQLAAAQLPPTGVCLAVSHTGATPTVVDTARRARAAGAAVLAVTSYARSPLTEIATHTLVAGGQDLVFGLETTASRLAHLAAVDALAATLLALRGPRAEQALRLSADVTADQMY, from the coding sequence ATGGAAGAGTGTTCCGAATTTTCTCCCCTGGAGTCGCAGCTCGCCGCGCAGATCCGCGCCCGGCTCGGCGAGCTGCGCGGCACCGAGTCCCGCGTCGCCCAGGTCGTCCTCGACCGCGGCACCGACCTGGTGCACCTCAGCGTCAGCGATGTCGCCGCGCTCGCCGGCACCGCGCCGTCCTCCGTGGTCCGCGCCTGCCAGCGGCTCGGCTTCCGCGGCTACCAGGAGCTGAAGATCGCCGCCGCCCGGCACGCCCCCCGCCCGGCGCCCGGCCCGGCCGACGACCGCGACCCGGCCGCCCGCGCGCTCGCCGACAGCCTGCGCGCCGCCCGGGAGGCCCTCGACGGGATGACCGCCACCCTCACACCGGCCGACCTGCGGGCAGCCGCCGGACTGCTCGACGGCGCCGACCAGGTGCTCCTGGCCGGCACCGGACTCTCCGGCGCGGTCGTGCTCGACCTCGCCTACCGGCTGCGCGCCCTCGGGCTGCTCGTCGACGCCCCCGCCGACCCGCTCACCGCCCAGCTCGCCGCCGCCCAACTCCCGCCCACCGGCGTCTGCCTGGCCGTCAGCCACACCGGTGCGACCCCGACCGTGGTCGACACCGCACGCCGTGCCCGCGCGGCCGGCGCCGCCGTCCTCGCCGTCACCAGCTACGCCCGCTCGCCGCTCACCGAGATCGCCACCCACACCCTGGTCGCCGGCGGGCAGGACCTGGTGTTCGGCCTGGAGACGACCGCCAGCCGGCTCGCCCACCTGGCCGCCGTCGACGCCCTCGCCGCGACCCTGCTCGCGCTGCGCGGGCCCCGGGCCGAGCAGGCGCTCCGACTCTCGGCGGACGTGACGGCGGATCAGATGTACTGA
- a CDS encoding LacI family DNA-binding transcriptional regulator, which yields MARVTRDDVARVAGTSTAVVSYVINDGPRPVAPATRARVLAAVEELGYRPNRVAQAMARRRTNLIGMVVPDARQPFFAGLAHMVEQAAAERGRLLLIGNSDYADEREAHYIRAFLGMQVDGLILVTQDPSVPGVAGFDVGDATPVVLLHHRAETAGGVAVVADDEGGAAEVVRHLLGHGHAEVHCFGGTFGLSPADPVSGRTAGWAAALADAGVPAEDLLVPAPFDRVRAHAEALKLLARPDRPSAVFCTTDDQAIGMLRAADDLGIRVPEELAVAGFDDIAEAVIAGPALTTVATAQDEMARAAVDLVLGGATERVTGARTFPARLVPRRSCGCPGPSGPS from the coding sequence ATGGCGAGGGTGACGCGGGACGATGTGGCGAGGGTGGCGGGGACGTCCACGGCGGTCGTGAGTTATGTGATCAACGACGGGCCACGGCCGGTGGCGCCGGCCACACGGGCACGGGTGCTCGCGGCGGTCGAGGAGCTGGGGTACCGGCCCAACCGGGTCGCGCAGGCGATGGCGCGGCGGCGGACCAACCTGATCGGGATGGTCGTCCCGGACGCGCGCCAGCCGTTCTTCGCCGGGCTCGCGCACATGGTGGAGCAGGCCGCCGCCGAGCGCGGCCGGCTGCTGCTGATCGGCAACTCGGACTACGCGGACGAGCGCGAGGCGCACTACATCCGCGCCTTCCTCGGCATGCAGGTGGACGGCCTGATCCTGGTGACCCAGGACCCGTCGGTGCCCGGGGTGGCCGGCTTCGACGTGGGCGACGCGACGCCGGTCGTGCTGCTGCACCACCGCGCGGAGACCGCCGGCGGCGTGGCGGTGGTGGCCGACGACGAGGGCGGCGCCGCCGAGGTGGTCCGGCACCTGCTCGGCCACGGGCACGCCGAGGTGCACTGCTTCGGCGGCACGTTCGGGCTCAGCCCGGCCGACCCGGTCTCCGGGCGTACGGCCGGCTGGGCCGCCGCGCTGGCCGACGCGGGCGTGCCGGCCGAGGACCTGCTGGTCCCCGCACCGTTCGACCGGGTGCGCGCGCACGCCGAGGCGTTGAAGCTGCTGGCCCGGCCGGACCGGCCGTCCGCCGTGTTCTGCACGACGGACGACCAGGCGATCGGCATGCTGCGGGCCGCCGACGACCTGGGGATCCGGGTGCCGGAGGAGCTGGCGGTGGCCGGCTTCGACGACATCGCGGAGGCCGTGATCGCCGGCCCGGCGCTGACCACGGTCGCCACCGCGCAGGACGAGATGGCCCGGGCCGCGGTGGACCTGGTGCTGGGCGGGGCCACCGAGCGGGTCACCGGCGCGCGGACCTTCCCGGCCCGGCTGGTGCCGCGCCGTTCCTGCGGCTGCCCGGGTCCGTCCGGGCCGTCCTGA